A genomic stretch from Arachis stenosperma cultivar V10309 chromosome 3, arast.V10309.gnm1.PFL2, whole genome shotgun sequence includes:
- the LOC130969770 gene encoding indole-3-acetic acid-amido synthetase GH3.6-like, translating into MPEAPKDYNLVEQNRKILEFIEDVTSNADQVQQKVLSEILSRNANVEYLRRHGLNGQTDRDTFKKLLPVISYEDLQPDINRIANGDTSPILCSKPISEFLTSSGTSGGERKLMPTIEEELGRRSLLYSLLMPVMSQFVPGLENGKGMYLMFIKAEAKTPSGIVARPVLTSYYKSSYFRDRPYDPYTNYTSPNETVLCPDSYQSMYSQLLCGLCQNKEVLRVGAVFASGFIRAIRFLEKHWTLLCNDIRTGSVNAEITDVSVREAVMKILKPDPKLADFIEAECGKKSWQGIITRLWPNTKYVDVIVTGTMSQYIPTLDYYSNGLPLVCTMYASSECYFGVNLTPLCKPSDVSYTLIPTMCYYEFLPVNRTNSDHSDSLSDKEQQDLVELVDVKVGQEYELVVTTYAGLYRYRVGDVLRVAGFKNKAPQFNFVCRKNVVLSIDSDKTDEVELQNAMKNAVTHLVPFDATVSEYTSYADTTTIPGHYVLYWELTLNGTTQIPPCVFEDCCLAIEESLNSVYRQGRVSDKSIGPLEIKIVEQGTFDKLMDYAISLGASINQYKTPRCVKFAPVVELLNSRATSTYFSPKCPKWVPGHKQWINNNNQN; encoded by the exons ATGCCTGAGGCTCCGAAAGACTACAACCTCGTAGAACAGAACAGGAAGATCCTCGAGTTCATCGAGGATGTGACTTCCAACGCCGACCAAGTCCAGCAGAAGGTCCTCTCCGAAATCCTCTCCCGCAATGCAAACGTCGAGTACCTCCGGCGACACGGCCTCAACGGCCAAACTGACCGCGACACCTTCAAAAAACTACTCCCTGTCATTTCCTACGAGGACCTCCAGCCCGATATCAATCGTATCGCCAATGGCGATACCTCCCCAATTCTTTGCTCTAAGCCCATTTCAGAGTTCCTCACAAG TTCTGGAACATCGGGTGGTGAGAGGAAGCTGATGCCTACAATTGAAGAAGAACTGGGAAGGAGGAGCTTGCTGTATAGCTTACTGATGCCGGTTATGAGCCAGTTTGTTCCTGGCTTAGAAAACGGCAAAGGAATGTACTTAATGTTCATAAAAGCCGAGGCCAAAACACCCTCAGGGATCGTGGCTCGTCCCGTTTTAACGAGCTACTACAAGAGCTCATACTTCAGGGACAGACCTTATGACCCGTACACAAACTACACCAGCCCAAACGAGACCGTACTCTGTCCAGACTCTTACCAAAGCATGTATTCCCAATTGCTCTGTGGCCTTTGCCAGAACAAAGAGGTGCTCCGAGTGGGAGCGGTTTTCGCCTCCGGCTTCATCCGGGCGATTCGCTTCCTGGAGAAGCATTGGACCCTTCTTTGCAATGACATAAGAACAGGAAGCGTGAACGCCGAGATCACGGACGTTTCGGTCCGAGAGGCGGTTATGAAGATCCTGAAACCCGACCCGAAGTTGGCGGATTTCATCGAGGCGGAGTGCGGGAAGAAATCTTGGCAGGGAATCATCACTAGGCTGTGGCCCAACACAAAGTATGTGGATGTTATTGTGACTGGGACAATGTCACAGTACATTCCCACATTGGATTACTATAGCAATGGTTTACCACTCGTGTGCACCATGTATGCCTCTAGCGAGTGCTACTTTGGTGTTAACCTTACCCCTCTTTGCAAGCCTAGTGATGTTTCCTACACTCTTATTCCCACCATGTGCTACTACGAGTTCCTTCCCGTCAACAGAACCAACTCCGACCACAGCGATTCTCTCTCCGACAAGGAACAGCAAGACCTCGTTGAACTCGTTGATGTCAAGGTCGGCCAGGAATACGAGCTAGTTGTCACAACATACGCCG GACTATACCGCTACAGAGTGGGTGATGTGCTGAGGGTGGCCGGATTCAAGAACAAGGCCCCACAATTCAACTTCGTCTGCAGAAAGAACGTAGTCCTCAGCATAGATTCCGACAAGACAGACGAAGTGGAGCTCCAGAACGCAATGAAGAACGCCGTGACGCACCTCGTCCCGTTCGACGCCACCGTCTCGGAATACACAAGCTACGCAGACACAACAACAATCCCAGGCCACTACGTTCTCTACTGGGAGCTAACTCTGAACGGAACAACCCAAATTCCACCCTGCGTCTTCGAGGATTGTTGCTTGGCCATTGAAGAATCGCTCAACAGCGTTTACCGCCAGGGACGAGTCTCCGACAAGTCGATTGGGCCGCTGGAAATCAAGATCGTCGAACAGGGGACTTTTGATAAGCTTATGGACTATGCCATTAGCTTAGGCGCTTCCATAAATCAGTACAAGACTCCAAGGTGCGTGAAATTTGCACCTGTTGTGGAGCTTTTGAACTCAAGGGCAACTTCAACCTACTTTAGTCCCAAGTGTCCAAAATGGGTTCCAGGCCACAAGCAGTGGATCAATAACAATAATCAGAATTGA